A window of Physeter macrocephalus isolate SW-GA unplaced genomic scaffold, ASM283717v5 random_3387, whole genome shotgun sequence genomic DNA:
ACCAAGCTTCAAGTCTTAttgtaaaactacagtaatcaagacagtgtggtattcgTGAAAGAGTAGGTAAATTGGTCAGCGggacagaatggagagcccagaaagaaactcaTATACATAAAACcagctgatctttgacaaaggagcaaagacaatacaatggagcaaagacagtcttttcaacaaataatactggaacaactggacatcaacatgaaaataaaatgaatctagacacaagccttcaaaaattaaatcataatgaGTCAAAGCCTTAACTTTGAAAGCAAAATCCTAAAACTTTTAGAAgttaacataagagaaaataggATACCTTGGACAAAGCAATGACTGTCtagataaaatacctaagaaatgatactgaaagaaataattgatgaacttcattaaaattaaaatttctgctctgcgAAAGACACTTTCAAGATAATTAGAAGACAAGCCGAAGCCTGagaaaaaatattggcaaaagacatacctgaaaaaggattataatgcaaaatataaaaggaatcttAAAACACAACAATAAGAGACTGAACAACTTGATTTAAAATGGTCAAAAGtcctgaacagacacttcactggagaagatacacagatgttaaataagcatatgaaaagatgctccacattatATATCATTAGGACATTGCAACTTAAAAGAGCAATAAGagaccactacatacctattaaaatggccaaaattcaaAACATCAACAACCTCAAGTGCTGATGAGCATATGAACTAATAGGAATTCTCAtttactgttggtgagaatgcaaagatggtacagccactttggaagacagcttggccgtttcttataaaactaaagataCCCTTACGATACAATACAGCAATCactttccttggtatttacccaaaggagttgaaaaattAAGTCCTACACACATGTTTATACCAGCTTTAGTCATAAGCACCAAAACTGGGAGGCAACCAAGatattcttcagtaggtgaagggataaacaaactgggatgcatccagacaatggaatgttgttcagtgctaaaaggaaaagaatactaTTAAGACAAGAGATGGCCCTGCGAACATGGCGCTGCGAGTGGCGCGGAGCGTGCGGGCCGTGGTCCGCAGCCTGCGCGCCATCTCTGTGCCCAACgcgccctgctcgccgcagcccTGGAGACTGCGGGCGGGCGCTGTCCGGGCGCCGCACACCGGCCCCGCTCTGCTGTCGGGTCGTAAATTCACAGACAAACATGAATGGGTAACAACAGAAAACGGTGTTGGAACAGTGGGAATCTGCAATCTTGCACAGGAAGCTTTGGGAGATGTTTACTGTAGTCTGCCTGAAGTTGGGACAAAATTGAACAAACAAGAGGAATTTGGTGCTTTGGAAAGTGTGAAAGCTGCTAGTCAACTCTATTCTCCTCTATCAGGAGAAGTAACTGAAATTAATGAAGCTCTAGCAGAAAATCCAGGACTTGTCAACACATCTTGTTATGAAGATGGTTGGCTGATCAAGATGACACTCAGTAACCTTTCAGAACTAGATGAACTAATGAGTGAAGAAGCatatgagaaatacataaaatctattgaggagtgaaaatggaacccctaaagaaactaaaaatgacACTCAGTTAACCCTTCAGAATTAGATGAACTAATGAGTGAAGAAGCatatgagaaatacataaaatctatTGAGGAGTGAAAATGGAACCCCTAAATAAACTAGTTTGAAACAACTTAATCTAGCATAGTTGT
This region includes:
- the LOC112063108 gene encoding glycine cleavage system H protein, mitochondrial-like, which translates into the protein MALRVARSVRAVVRSLRAISVPNAPCSPQPWRLRAGAVRAPHTGPALLSGRKFTDKHEWVTTENGVGTVGICNLAQEALGDVYCSLPEVGTKLNKQEEFGALESVKAASQLYSPLSGEVTEINEALAENPGLVNTSCYEDGWLIKMTLSNLSELDELMSEEAYEKYIKSIEE